The segment GATAAAGTTGTATTTCCGAAGAAGAGTTCtgattgtaaaaatgtattttttcaaaaGAGGCTGCATATGTGTTTAAgtcaatttctttaaaaatattaaatgaggGGATTTTTCTATACCATTTCATCTTGGGGACATAATATTTTGCTAGGATTGAAATACATGTAACATATCAATAGATGTAACATTTAGATGTGGATTAAACTttcaagttaaataaaagaaatgtgacTTTTTCCTAATTTTTACATTCTGCATTCACATAGGCTGGGCTAAGACGTAGGGTTGTAACACTCAGGTTTGGCTAGAGTTCTGAAATATTGTGGCACAATGGGTTATGGTCTTCAGACACCAAAGTTGAACTTTTGCTCACAATtccaaacaacataaacataACTTTGAGCTGCATTAAAAGAACAGTATATCTAAAAGAAAACATGgcagaggcagcatcatgctatagGATGACTTTTCTTTAAGTGGAaccaaaaaggtttttaaccAAATCCTTCAGGTTTCGGCCACAAAATTGAAGGTGAAGAGGGATTTTCTATTTCACCACAGTGAGTCCAATCATTCAGTCCAATGCATTCATGTCAACAAAACATGAACTTCACTGGAGGAAAAGAAGTATTGGAATGGCCCAGCTAGAGCCCAGAACCCaatctgacagaaaatctgTTGTGACGCCTGAAGTTTGCTGTAAATAAGCCATGTCCTCTTTTACAAAAAGAAGACCAAGTTCTGAAATTGAAGCAAAAGGTGCTTCAACAAAGGAGTAGTTTAACAGTGTAAGCACACTCATGCAAGCAgagtttgcagctttttttctttagatttttccttctacaacatttatttttttaagttgcgTAAGATAGATGTCACCTTTAAAGGTGGAcatagttttgaaaaaaaattttgtcTGATTGTTCGGTACACAAAACCTTACAACTTTGTATATTGAATATTGCATACACCGAAAAATCAATAAAGAAATTTAAAGCATTGATTACgagaccaaaaaaacaaagtcataaAAGATTTATTGGATTTTCAATAGATAGATTTACAGTATGTCATAAATCATTTTGCTATATACATACTATTACTCATATCCAACAAAGCCCAATCCATCTTTATTAATGAAGCTCTTTAAACAACCAAACTGTCCCAAAGagctgaaaagaaacaaaaggaaataaatagaaaataacagGAGGCACATGgcataaatttaaaaatagacACAAAAGCTCTGTGTTTCAAGAGCtctgtgtttttacattttaaggcCTACAACAGCGTTGGCACACCGACAGCTGAGTTTATGCTTGATAAAAGGCACGCACCGAGGCTAAAGATGCACATTACGTCACATTTTATCCTCAGTAATAATATTACTTTTCTGAAATGTTGTTACACATTTTGCATAAAAGAAattactaaaaaatattttctatccCCAAACCGTTGACATAAGACATATCACAGAGATTGAATAGGATTTTACAGTTAAACCATCAGCCCTTCATCATCATCTCCATTTCAGGTCTGGCCCTTTGTGGAGTGTAATAATTCTCATCCCATGCAAAGCCATCCGTATTTTTCAGTAAATTCATAAGATGTCTGGAAACTTCCCGTCTAACCTTTTCCCTGTTTTCTTCGTTCCAGTTTCCAGTTCTTCGTACTCTCTCTCTagcttcttcttcctctctaaGCAAGTTGCTTAAACTTTCTACTTCAGCACAGTTGCCATAGGGCCAGCACTGTGTTTCAGTCGTGTCCAAGCCAAACAGATTTTTACAAGAAAggcaaggttttattttttctccccctctgaTGTTAAAGGCCTCACAACTTGCACCTGAAGGAAGCTGGATGGTGCCGTTAAAATATTCCTTCCTCCTTTTTTGAGGATAGTAGCTCATCACAGCATCGGCCACATACTCATTCCAGAAGCTCAAACAGGAGGCAGCAACCAGGATTTGGCCAGCAGGACGCCCGGTGGTGGACATGGAGACTCCGTAGTGCCTCACCCAATCTTTATGTTTATGAACACGAGAGACGCAGAGGGTGGTGGAGAACAACAGTTTTTTGGGAGCGTTTTCCATCAACTCATGTATGATTTCTTGCAGCGTCGTTCTTATGACATCTTCATTCTCCTGCCCCTTCAGAGAAACAACCTGAGATCAAACAAAAAgaatcaaacaaaaaagcaaaaactcaCATTATTATTCCATTTCTGATGATGCATATGGCTTAATGTAAAAcatgttggtctcatctgaccagagcactttTGTTTGCTACTTCCACTACCCAGGGGTGAAAGTAAGCAGGTATGGTTTCGGTACTGCGTACCGCTAAGGCTTCAGGTGTACATAATTAAGTCACACGTAATTTAGGTACATACTTTTAAGGGGCATTTTGAGGGACTATATTGGGGGCATCAGCTAAGACCCCCCATAactcctcttccctctaaagaagccctttaaaatctttatttatgcatgttttcccactgtttatttcagtttattgcAGCACACCAATAGAATAttcttttcttcaaaaaatCCACCCACCTCACTGCCTCAACACGGCAGAATAAATTATGCAGGGACCGGACAAGCCGCTCCCAAATAGCTTTTTTCCTACTGTCACATGGAACCATGGAGGCACAGGGTTTGAAAAGCTGCACGAATATTCATAGAATCTTGGATTACAAAACATAAATGAAATCGCTATTTCCTATAGGCTTCAGCCTCTAACATTATTAGAAGGTGTTACATCTCCAAGGtagatgtgttgttgttttttgtgtgctAATTCTTTGTCCTGTGCTAGGCTCCACCTTCTCCAGGATGTGGGTGTGGCTTCCAGAGTCCCATGCAATCAGCAATCACCTGTGTCCTATTTAAAGGCTGTGATCCTGCACCTTAGTGCCTCTTGGCCACTTGCTTGCTGTACCACCTCTTGCCTATGTTGTCAGTGCAAATGCCTGTCTTGTCTATTTTTATGTACACTTGGTCAGACTGTGTTGGTGGGGGAGAGCTGCCTTTTGGTTTAACCCCAGTTTTCTCCTGTTTATGTGATTGTTAGGTTTAGATTAGTTCGTAGGTTTGTACTGTTTTGCTTTCATTGGtaagttcttttattttctggttagggttgttttgtttgttatgttgGCCTGGGCTCTCCCTGAAATTTTAACTGCCTAAATTGTAAATAACTGAAATACTAgtagtaaataaatatttaaaagacaaCTCTGCCTCCTCAATCCACTTTCTCATTTTATGTCCGTCCCATATACCCCCTAGACTAAGCCAGGGGACGTAACAGAAGgctaaaagcaaagcagaaTGTAAATTTTGGACCGCAAACAAAATGTGCTCGGAGAGCAACTTCTAACTCAACCTTCGGCGTGTGTAATTACGCACTAAGGTGCCGTGCGCAACAGAGGAGATATGATGTTTGGTCAGGGCGGAGACTGAGATGataaacctgtcgctgtgaaaggtgatgggAAAAAAGGTcataaactgtaacaggctagaagtgCATGGATCTGAGAAGAAGGGTGAAAACAGCAGCTGGATTATGCGTAAAAGATGCAGCGTGAACCAAGTGtggcagctgaggggaaaatgtttgaCCATAGGGGGGCTTGGTGAAAGCCAGTCACAAATTAGATTATAGGCCTAGATTGATAAACAAACCCGTAGGTTAATGATAATCTGGGGTGTTTCATTCcatggatgtgaatctgataattcagaTTGTACCTTTCGTTAAAGTCAGGTGGaaaataattgtgttttgttgttgagctgtttttgaagaacttctgtttgcaaaacaaccatatttcccctttttttttaaaaactaataacCTTCTCAGCTCAATATTATATACACAATCTAAAAACTAGTAATGTaaacataaaaagttaaagccaGCAAATAGGATAAAACGtacaataaaatgcagatacacaaaaacaaacactgaaagcGACAAAAGCTAACATCTCAAACTGggttaaaagcaaaaaagaaaagatgtgttttaagagaacattaaacacagaaagTGAAATGGCCTGCGTGATATGTAAACTCTGTAATCCAGAGTTTTGGTGCAACAATGAGAAAATGGCGTTACATCTTTGCActctctttgtttttcaaatgacTAAAAACACTGACCTGCCAACCTGATCAAACTAGAGGGAGCGTGCATATGAATCAGGTCTGACAGTTACCGGAAAGCAAGGccatgaagacatttaaaaacagattaaagcatagattaaaatctttagtcagccgtctgtttgaaaaaaactgGACTGGACCACAAACTACTTTCACCCCTGCCCCTACCTGAGTGGCAGCAAACTACAAACAAGCCAGCAACACGCTTCAAACTACACACAGGCATTGACTTTACTGATAAAGTGACTTTTGAAGGCGGCTGGTTGGACCTGGATGTTATTTGGGTGAATCAAAGTAAAAGGGCTTGAGTACGAACGCACACCAAAGCTTTCAGGTTTTTACATTCGCCACTGTTGTTctgtgatatttatttttgtggttgtaaaatgaCAAGATATGATAAAGTGTAGGGGTATGACTTACATATTCAGCAATACACTGAATGTAGGACTTCACCAAATGAAAACGACTCACCATGTCCAGCACACATGAAAACGGGCTCCGTCTTGGCAGGCGAGAGGAACACCATCTGAAAGGCTCGGGATGGACTTCCTTTAAGTATTCCAGTATCTCATCGTCATTATCCAAAAGTTCTCTGGGGGAAAATGCTGGTTTATTAATCCTccccaaaaagaaaatgctgtgaaGAATCTAGAAAATgagaaacaaacataaaaatatgattttctATTTGCATGAGAGTGCATTGAGTGTGAAGCATCATATCACAATCACACGACGAACCTCATCCACCAGTTCTGAAGTGTCTTCCCGGGTTTCTGTAGTCATTTccaacattttataaataagttGGAAGGCGTTTCTTTTGAAAACATCAGATTTTAGGAATTCCTCTCTAAGTGAATAAGAAAAACAGTGAAATTAAGGACAATTAAAAATCAAGGGACAACGTAATCTTTCATGTTTCTATAAGCTAACTGACATACCTCTTATTCTGCTCAGCAGCCTGTAAATGatatataataaatacattataaTAGTGCATATTTAATTGATGGCTATCTATTTACACCAGCAAAGAAGTGTTAAAGATAAAGATAAACctaaacatgaaaacaaagatAACCACATAAAGGCTGCCACTCACCATCGTTGCTTCCCGATAAATGAAACTAACAGAAGAATAAAGCCCTTCCCCTTTGTCTCAAAAAACTGGTTTCCTGTGTGACGTAGGCCCAACCCTAGATCTTAATACGGAACTGAAAGAACCATGAGAGCTCTGCCATGGGGCATGTCTGTACACTTGTAAACGGGGCAGGCAATATGTGATCAAAGTTGTGCAAGACGTAACACAGCAAAAACTCCTCTGCTAGAATATTTAAAGGACAAGACAGCACAAGTTAATGGaaatacagcaaaaacacaacaacataaTAGCAGATTAATCTTGTAGTACTGTCATCAtacaaaatatgttaatgtgGGGGctcaaaggattttttttttataaactttttattttccagggTTGAAGGATTATTGCAGCTGTAAAGATGTTTTACAGCATCAAGTCTCTGTTTTGCCAGCATGAATGGGATTTCTCTGACAGCCCCTATTAGATTGACCAAAACTCACAACATTTGGAAAGTCTCCATAATTCAGAATAGTAGAGAGAATAGTAGATTTACACAAGTTGTAAATAATTTCTACTGCAAATACAAAGATGAAATAGTTGGACCTAAGTCTACTTTTCCCCCCTGCGTCACCATCTGGCCAAGCTCTAAGGGAAATCCCAAACTATCTTCCTCACATGAAAGCAATTTGGTTGGTCTGTTTggtaacaccccccccccccccaaccactaTGGCCCGAGCCTGTCAAGAGTTGGAAACTGCGGGAACACCAGTGTCCACAGGGAAGCCAGTTTTAAATCACTAGGAAATAGAAAGGGTGGAATCAGGAAATAAGCCGTATGGAGCCGTATGGACACAAAGAGGGActgtggtggcagcgtcatgctgatAACTAGTGATGCACCGACATAAACATTTGGGCCCATGTCAATATTGATACTGCTGTTATGGCTGATAACTGATTATTACCGGTATTCTATACAGTATTCAAATTTCTCTACCTTATTGACACTGTTAAAAAATTACCAAACTGCTTCAGCATCCCACAGTCCAGCTCTTTATCACTGCGACATACCCAAACAAACACAGCATAGCCAACACCCTCCCCACCACTTCCAGCTGCACATGCAGGTACAGGtactggtcatataattagaatatcatgaaaaagtttttttttttttcagtatttccaTTCAAAACAGGAAACTTATCATTTATATTCACTCATTATACACAGACtgctatatttattttaattttgatgattataactgacagctaatgaaaaccccaaattcagtaatTCTGAAAACTAGAATATTGTGAATAGGTCCAATGTTGAAGACCCCTGGTGCCACACTTTAATCAGCTCATTTACtaaaaaacacctgcaaaggcctttaaattGTCTCTCGGTCTAGCTatgtaggcgacacaatcacGGGGAAGGCTGCTGAAAGGGAAAGCACATGAATAGAGAGGTGAAGAGAAGGAAAATATGTGGTAgaaaaagtgtacaagcaatAGGGATGACCgcaccctggagaggattgtgaaacaaaagcTATTCAATAATGTGGGGCAGATTCcaaagagtggactgcagctggagtcagggTTTCCACAGTCAGCGATTCCTTGTaaatgcaaacctacttggcaataaacttgattctgattctgatggttAGGGTGCCTTGTCATCTgatggtgttggtccactgtgttatctggggtcaaaggtcaacgcagccgtctaccaggaagCTTTAGAGCAAGCAACCTTAACCCCATAGAATATGTGGAGTTATTATAAAGAAGATGCAGCAATATGCCAGATCTAAGAATGCAGAATGCCATATCAAGATACTGgttagacaccatgattagtgcacaggtgtgccttagactgcccacaataaaaggccactctgaaaggtacagttttgttttattgggggggggggggactcaaAAACCAGGCAGTATCTGGTGTGACCACTGTTTGCCTCACGCAGTGCAACATATGTCGTTCGCATAGAGTTGATCAGGTTGTCGATTGTGGCCTGTGGAATGTTGGTCCACTCCTCAATGGCTGTGCGAAGTTGCCAGGAACTGGTAAACGCTGTTGTATACGCTGATCCACAGCATCCCAAACATGCTCAATGGGTGACATGTCCGATGAGTTTGCCGGTAAGAACTGGGACGTTTTCAGcttccaattaaaaaaaatgtctctgaagTGTGTGTGCTCATTTCTATGCAGCTGATACTTGGTCTGCCCTTtcgcatgaattactgcatcaatgcggcatGGCATGGAGGTGATTGGGAACTCGACACCTACATTCAACCAAGCTGGTGTGAATTCAAACTAGAACTCAGATTTTATATACAACTGTTTATTTCACAGATTTCAAAGATTACATCTTTGTAATGTTTCTAACTGAAAAGTCTTAATTTCCAACCTCTCACATGATGCTATACTAGCTTTCTCCATCACCACCAGTGATGAGCCTGTCTGATAAACTGCTATAGGCAGACACCTGTCATTACTTTCCTGACTTGATTCAGCTGCTCCTCTTCAGCCTGGCTTGGTGTTCAAGATGCCGTCTACGTAGCCTGACAGAAAAGACGAGGCCTGGACAAACCAGACTGTCTGTTTTTATGCTGCTTCAGTCAATTCTGGGTGAAACACAGTGTGATTTACAACATACAGGAACAAAATGACTTAAAGAACATGTTTTCTAACCCTTAGCTGCATGAGTCACATGCATATGTGGATCAAAAATGAgaatcattttttttgtcattttgttttaagGATAATCACTTGAAATACatgtaataaaacaatatccacACAAAGATTTcatgtttaaaagttttattttttcacatttttagattttttttaacggttttaatactttttttattttagaacttTGTACATTTATTGAACACTTGCTACATCtattattttgtgtgtgcatgtgtgtgtgagaagaTACTGGCATGTGTGCAACAGTGATTTTACTTTTTGCTACTAGCTGAAGTATGAAAGAAACAGCTTAGGATTGATGACGAAAACCTTCTGCTGAAGGAGATAATTACATTTTGGGATGTTTAGAAAAGTTCCTTTGATCTGAGAAAAAATGTTCTTAAGGTTGGAGAAATTATGTTAACAATTGGGtcaaagaaatctttttttcttctgcattaattacatttttaaatgttacacTCTCACAATGTTCCACACCTGAGGATAAATGGTTGCAATTTCTTACattccaaaaacagaaacacagttaaagaggatttttcttcatttttagtCTAATGCCAAGAACCTAGAAACATAATTATGCTATCTgagcatttcatttaaatttattctgTACATCTGTTCCTCCTTTAATGAACCTGTTTTGAATGCCATCTTTGCAGC is part of the Fundulus heteroclitus isolate FHET01 chromosome 13, MU-UCD_Fhet_4.1, whole genome shotgun sequence genome and harbors:
- the LOC105931957 gene encoding uncharacterized protein LOC105931957, with product MAAEQNKREEFLKSDVFKRNAFQLIYKMLEMTTETREDTSELVDEILHSIFFLGRINKPAFSPRELLDNDDEILEYLKEVHPEPFRWCSSRLPRRSPFSCVLDMVVSLKGQENEDVIRTTLQEIIHELMENAPKKLLFSTTLCVSRVHKHKDWVRHYGVSMSTTGRPAGQILVAASCLSFWNEYVADAVMSYYPQKRRKEYFNGTIQLPSGASCEAFNIRGGEKIKPCLSCKNLFGLDTTETQCWPYGNCAEVESLSNLLREEEEARERVRRTGNWNEENREKVRREVSRHLMNLLKNTDGFAWDENYYTPQRARPEMEMMMKG